ATCCGCCTCGGGTCGACCTTCGAGAACGGGGACATTGTTGTTGCCCTGGTCGACAAGGCCGAGGCAACCCTGAAGAAAATCAGGAAGAGAGGCAATTCTATTGCGCTCGAGCCCTGCAACTCTCTCTACGAGACCAAGATTTTCGGCGCTGACCGGGTCGAGGTGCAGGGCACCCTGTCCGGCTTGATCCGGTCCTACCGAAAATAGCTAACAGCAGGAGCGGACCAGTTCTCGATCGGGTCAGCGGATCTGCCTGACAAGGTGGCTGCCGTGACCGAAATGAGTTGTCCTCTCCTTCGAAGCCGCTGCGCCCCTTGAGGCGAGTAGCCCGTCAGCTCCCCCTTCATGCAGGCGCTGTAGAGCAGTCCGGGCGAAGGTCGACCATATCGGTGGCACCGTGTTTCGGATGCTGAATGGGAAAGGGTGAGCGCAGTGTGCCGCCTCGCATCCCGTCGACCCGGCGTTGGACGTGGACCACAAGCCCTCCCACGTGGACTGACGACATGCGAGCCTAGCCAGGTGCTGGCACGACCTCCCGCTATTCCGACCTTCCGGAACTGAACATACCTTGCACGCGGGGGATGAAGCAGCGGTGGGTTGCCATCCCGACTGTGCAGCGCGCGGCTCGCCGGCGCGCTCCATCCATCCGCCCTTCTTCACTGACCACGTGGCGGAGGATCGCGGAAGAGTTGGGCATTTCTCCGTATCAGCACCCCGGCACTCCGGGCGACCCGTGGCGCCCCGAAGTAGATGCAGTGGGCTGAAGTAGTGGCAAGAAGCCCAACTACCCTGGCTGCCTGCCGCCGGTCGAACAGGCCGTCCCGGGGGAAGGGGCTGGGGCCGTTTGACGGTTCGCGAAGCCGTGCGAGTCCGAGAAGGCTCCTCACGACGGCATCCTCACGGTGCAGCAGATTCGCCAGGGAGAAGCCTGACCGCAGATCGCGATCGTGCCCCGACTACGCTTTATCGAAAAAATCTTCTTTTAGTCTCTTTTTCCTCGCATTCTTGTGCGCTTCGTTCCTTCGGCGATCCCCGAAGCACCCGTCTAAGTTCCAGTGCAGGCAGCACCAAAGGGCGAAACATCAACATCTGACTACAAAACTCAACATTTCATTTCTACCGAAGACTGGAACGGCCATCCATCCGCTGATACAACCTTAACGTGTTAAGAGTTCCTTAATACAATCCGAGATGGCAGCAGATGACCGTCAAACCGGGCCACGCCGGGCCTTTGTTGCAGCCAAGCTGGATGGCGGGAGGAAGGCTCCGGCGCATCTGCAGGATTGGGGTCACCATCCTCCTTCTTATCGCCCTCGACGTGACGCCCAAGACAACCTCGGCGCAGGAGGCGCCCATCCAGCTCAAGATCGTGGGCGGGCTCGCCGGCGTGACCCAATATGACCGTTACGAGGTCCCATTCTGGCTCGAGCGCGTCCCCCGCCTGACAGGTGGACGCGTCCAGGCAGAGATCGCCCCCTTCGACCGCAGCGGCATCCGGGGCTCTGAATTCATCCATCTCATGCGCGTCGGCGTGGTGCCCTTCGGGACACTGATCCTCACCATCGCGGGCGCCGACGAGCCCGAACTCATGGCCTCCGACCTTGCGGCTCTGAACCCGGACATGGCCCACCTGCGGCGCAATGTGCAGGCATTCCGTTCCGTCTTCACGCGCATCCTGCGAGAGAATCACGAACTGGAAGTGCTCGCGGTCTATGCCTACCCGGCTCAGGTGCTCTTCTGCGCCCGTCCCTTCTCCGGCCTCGGCGACATCGTGGGCCGACGTGTCCGAACCTCCTCGGCCACCCAGGCCGATCTCATGGAAGCAGTCGGCGCCCTTCCGGTCGTCATTCCCTTCGCGGAGATCGTCGGCTCCATCCGCAGGGGCACGGTGGAATGCGCCATCACGGGCACATTGTCGGGCAACTCGATCGGACTTCATGAGGTGACGAGCCATGTGCACACCATGGCACTCTCTTGGGGTGTCAGCGTCTTCGCCGCGCACGGACCAAGCTGGGCAGCCCTGCCCGACGAGGTACGTAGCCAGATCAGCCTCGGGTTGACCGCGCTGGAAGAGGAAATCTGGACAGCGGCGGAGCAGGACACCTTACAGGGGCTGCGCTGCAATGCCGGTCACGCGGATTGCACGGGCGGCCTCCGAGGGCGCATGCGGGTGGTTCCGGTCAGCGCCGCCGATGAGCAGATGCGCCAGCGCCTCGTGCGCCAGACGGTACTGCCGCGCTGGCTAGACCGCTGTGGCGAAAACTGTGCCCGCGTCTGGAATGACAGCCTCGCTGCCACGACCGGGATCCGCGCCGGGATGCCAACACAATGACCCATGGCCGCCCCCTTCGCATCGGCATTGCCGTTTGCGGCGTCGTGCTCCTCCTCACACAGGCCCTGGCGGTCGCGGCATTGCTTGATGCCTCTCGCCGCACAGCGATGGAGAGCGCGACCGGCTTGACCGAGCGCGCGGGGCACGCCGTCCGCGACGCGATCAACCGAACGCTCTTTCAGGTCGATGCTACACTCGCGAGCCTTCCCGCCCTGCTCGCGCCTGTCCTGAGCAGCCCCGGGACGGCAGCGAATACGACCGAAAGCCGAGATTTGGAGCGCGTAAACGGGCAACTGCGCCATATCAACAGCCAGAACTTTGCCGTCCGTGATCTGTTGCTCGTGGATGGCGCTGGCCGCACCATCGCGGCGGCTCTGCCGGCTTCGCGCCGGCGTCCGCTCCCAGCTCCGATCGGGCCAGGCTATGTCAGCGCAGGCCTCAGCGCCGGCGGGTTGCTGGTGAGCGAGCCGGTCCGCAATGCGGCCAATGGCGAGTGGTCGGTCTTCTTCGCACGGCCGCTGCATCTTCCGGGCCTGGGTGACGTGCATGGCGTGGCCGAGGTGCAGGTTCCCATGCTTGCCAACCTGATGGCGCCGGGGATCGAGACTCCAGGGCTCCGGGTCTGGCTGGAGCGTGCGGGCGGCACCATTCTCGCGGCCACGGCGCAGAGCCAGGGGCTTCGGCTCGCCCCCAGCACAGGGGAAAGGACCACCCCAGCCATCCACGCTTCACGCCTCGATGGGCGCGAGGTGATCGGCACATCATGGCAGACCTTGTACCCGGCACTGCGGCTCTCGACCGAGATGGAGGTGGACGCTGCACTGGCCGCCTGGCGTGCCAACCGCGACCGCACTGTGATGATTTCGGCCGCGTTCGTGGTGCTGACCATCGCCCTCATGATCGCTCTGATCGTGTGGCTCGCCCAGCGTGACCGCGCAGAGGCGGATCGCCTTGCCTGGCGGCGGCAGCTGGAGGATGCGCTGGACAGCATGACGGACGGCTTCGTCATGTTCGACGCGGAGGACCGGCTGGTCGTCTCCAACCGCAGCTACCGCGACATGTACCGGATCTCCGCTCCCTTCATCCAGCCAGGGGCGCGGTTCGACGACATCATTCGCGAAGGCGCCAGGCGCGGCCAATATCCGCAGCTCAAAGGCGAGCCGACCGAGGCCGCGATCGAGGCCTTCCTCCATGATCTGAAGCAGCGCCGCCGCAGAGGCGAACTGCTGCAATTCGAGCGCCTGCTCCCGGATGGGCGCTGGCTGCTACTGACGGAACGCCCGATGCCCGATGGCGGCATCGTGGGCATCCGCACCGACATCACGGAGCTGAAGCGCGCCATGGCGGAGCTCAGCGTTGCGCGCGACATGGCGCAGGGCGCTTCGGCGGCCAAGGGCATGTTCCTCGCCCGCATGTCGCATGAGCTGCGCACACCGCTGAATGCCGTGCTGGGCTTCGCGGAGTTGCTGCTGCAGAACAGCGATCTCGGTACAGGCCAGCGCGAGCAGTTGGGCCTTGTCTACAACGCGGCCGCGCATCTGCGGGACGTGGTGAACACGCTGCTCGATCTCTCCAAGGCGGAAGCACGGAGCCTGGACATGAAGCCCCGCGCTACAGCGCTGCGTCCGCTTGCCGAGGTGTGCGCGGCCCTCGTGGCGCCCGAGGTGGAGCGCCGTCGCATCGCCCTCGCGCTCGACGTGGACGCCGCCCTTCCCGCAACCGTGCTTGTGGACCCGCTATGCCTTCGCCAGATCCTCCTGAACCTGCTGTCGAACGCTGTGAAGTTCACGCCGGCTGCCGGGCGCGTGGTCATGCGGCTGAGCCAGATCCGGCCCGGCTGGGTCCGGATCGAGGTGGAGGATTCGGGCACCGGCATCCCAGAGGAAAAGCGGAGCCTCTTGTTCCGCGACTTCAGCCAGATCGGTGCGCCGGTCGAGCCGGGCGCACCCTCCACCGGGCTCGGCCTCGCCATTTCGGCACAGCTCGTGGCCGCCATGGACGGGCGGATCGGCTGTGACTCCGCTCCCGTCCGCGGCGCACTGTTCTGGGTCGAGCTGCCGGTGCCGGCGGTCAGTGAACCCGAGATTGCCGACGCAGCGCTCGCATCCGAACCATCTCCCGCGGCCGAGCCCGAGGCCACGCGCCAGCTGCGCCTGTTGGTGGCCGACGATATCCTGGTGAACCGCAGCCTGGCGCGCGTGATGCTGGAAAAAGCGGGCCATGTCGTGGACCTGGTGGCCGACGGCATGGCGGCGGTGGAGGCGGTCCAGCGCACGCAGTACGACGTGGTGCTGATGGACGTGCAGATGCCGGGGATGGACGGGCTGGAAGCGACCCGCCGCATCCGCGCTCTGGAGGGTCCGGCCGCCCATGTCGTCATCATCGCGCTCAGTGCCTCGGCCATGATCGACCAGGTCGAGGCCTGCCTGGAAGCAGGCATGGACGGGCACCTGGCCAAGCCGATCAACCGCGCCCAGCTGCTGGACAAGTTGGCCGAAGTGACACGCCGGCGAGGAGAAGCGTCGGCTGGCCCGGCCGACGGGCTGGCCCATGGTGCTGCAAGGCTTCGCGAGCGCATGGGCGCAGCGGCCGAGCCAATCATCCGCGGCTTCATGCAGGAGGTGCGGACCGGGCTGAACCTGCTGCCAGGACACGCCGCACGCGGGGACATGACCAGCCTCGCGGCCGCAGCCCGGCGACTTGCGCCTGTGCTGCGCGAACTCGATGCCGCTTCGGCGGCAGAGGCGACGACACGCCTCGAGCATGTGGCCGTGACCGGCGGCGAGGTTTCACGCGAATTCACCGCCTGGCAGAGGGCCACGGCAGCGCTCGAACGCGAACTCCATGAGGCGGATCCCTCGGTCACGGAGGAAAGGCATGCGCACGAGCGAGGGTGACGCCATGCCTTCCATGGCCAACCGGCCCGAGGCGGCGCCATCCCTCCATGAGCCTATCCAGGCACGCGGGGGCCGGGCCTCGCTGATGGGCGCAAAGACGACCCGGGTCAGCCGGCGCGAGGCCGGCGCACCGCCCGCGCCGCTCGCGGAGCGGATCCTGCTGCTGGATCGGGACACCGAGCATCTGCGCCGGCTCACGCAGTACCTCACCGGCCACGGCTACCGCGTGAGTTCCATTCAGGATCCGGCTGAACTGCCTGTTCGGCTGCAGCTTGAGGCCCCGGACCTGATCCTGCTGGAGCAGCACCTGGGCGACGTGACCGGAACCGAGGTCCTGAGCCGCATTCGCGCCGTGTCCGGCGTTCCCGTGATCATCCTGACCGCCATGTCCGATCCAGTGGACCGGATCATCAACTTGGAGATGGGGGCCGATGACCAGGTCCACAAATCCGTCCCGCAGCGCGAGATCATGGCCCGCATGCGCGCCGTGCTGCGCCGCATGCGTCCCGCCGCGGAGCTGCCCCGATACACCTGGGCGCTGTCAGAAACCCGGCGGGACGTGATCCGCACGGATGGCACCCCCTGCGGCCTCACCACGGCAGAGTTCGGGGTGCTCCAGGAACTGGCGAACGCGGGAGGCACAGCTGTCAGCCGCGCAGACCTCTGCCACCGCGTTTTCGGGCGGCCGCTGCATCCGGGAGATCGGGCGGTGGACACGGTCATCTGCAAGCTGCGGCAGAAGCTCGGTTCTGGCGTCATCGTGACGGTTCGGCCGGCAGGCTACGCCTTTGCAGGATTCCCCACCGCCGCCCCCGGCTGACCGCGGGTGGACGACGCGCGCATCAACACAACTCAACCATTCTCCACGTCATTGCGATGACGATTACAACT
This region of Sediminicoccus rosea genomic DNA includes:
- a CDS encoding TRAP transporter substrate-binding protein — its product is MTVKPGHAGPLLQPSWMAGGRLRRICRIGVTILLLIALDVTPKTTSAQEAPIQLKIVGGLAGVTQYDRYEVPFWLERVPRLTGGRVQAEIAPFDRSGIRGSEFIHLMRVGVVPFGTLILTIAGADEPELMASDLAALNPDMAHLRRNVQAFRSVFTRILRENHELEVLAVYAYPAQVLFCARPFSGLGDIVGRRVRTSSATQADLMEAVGALPVVIPFAEIVGSIRRGTVECAITGTLSGNSIGLHEVTSHVHTMALSWGVSVFAAHGPSWAALPDEVRSQISLGLTALEEEIWTAAEQDTLQGLRCNAGHADCTGGLRGRMRVVPVSAADEQMRQRLVRQTVLPRWLDRCGENCARVWNDSLAATTGIRAGMPTQ
- a CDS encoding response regulator; the protein is MTHGRPLRIGIAVCGVVLLLTQALAVAALLDASRRTAMESATGLTERAGHAVRDAINRTLFQVDATLASLPALLAPVLSSPGTAANTTESRDLERVNGQLRHINSQNFAVRDLLLVDGAGRTIAAALPASRRRPLPAPIGPGYVSAGLSAGGLLVSEPVRNAANGEWSVFFARPLHLPGLGDVHGVAEVQVPMLANLMAPGIETPGLRVWLERAGGTILAATAQSQGLRLAPSTGERTTPAIHASRLDGREVIGTSWQTLYPALRLSTEMEVDAALAAWRANRDRTVMISAAFVVLTIALMIALIVWLAQRDRAEADRLAWRRQLEDALDSMTDGFVMFDAEDRLVVSNRSYRDMYRISAPFIQPGARFDDIIREGARRGQYPQLKGEPTEAAIEAFLHDLKQRRRRGELLQFERLLPDGRWLLLTERPMPDGGIVGIRTDITELKRAMAELSVARDMAQGASAAKGMFLARMSHELRTPLNAVLGFAELLLQNSDLGTGQREQLGLVYNAAAHLRDVVNTLLDLSKAEARSLDMKPRATALRPLAEVCAALVAPEVERRRIALALDVDAALPATVLVDPLCLRQILLNLLSNAVKFTPAAGRVVMRLSQIRPGWVRIEVEDSGTGIPEEKRSLLFRDFSQIGAPVEPGAPSTGLGLAISAQLVAAMDGRIGCDSAPVRGALFWVELPVPAVSEPEIADAALASEPSPAAEPEATRQLRLLVADDILVNRSLARVMLEKAGHVVDLVADGMAAVEAVQRTQYDVVLMDVQMPGMDGLEATRRIRALEGPAAHVVIIALSASAMIDQVEACLEAGMDGHLAKPINRAQLLDKLAEVTRRRGEASAGPADGLAHGAARLRERMGAAAEPIIRGFMQEVRTGLNLLPGHAARGDMTSLAAAARRLAPVLRELDAASAAEATTRLEHVAVTGGEVSREFTAWQRATAALERELHEADPSVTEERHAHERG
- a CDS encoding response regulator transcription factor, whose translation is MRTSEGDAMPSMANRPEAAPSLHEPIQARGGRASLMGAKTTRVSRREAGAPPAPLAERILLLDRDTEHLRRLTQYLTGHGYRVSSIQDPAELPVRLQLEAPDLILLEQHLGDVTGTEVLSRIRAVSGVPVIILTAMSDPVDRIINLEMGADDQVHKSVPQREIMARMRAVLRRMRPAAELPRYTWALSETRRDVIRTDGTPCGLTTAEFGVLQELANAGGTAVSRADLCHRVFGRPLHPGDRAVDTVICKLRQKLGSGVIVTVRPAGYAFAGFPTAAPG